The proteins below are encoded in one region of Micromonospora sp. DSM 45708:
- a CDS encoding DUF262 domain-containing protein, producing MKADALSPRQLFDGKMHYEIPPFQRPYVWNEEDQWAPLWADVVRVAESRVVAAGAEPTVPHHFLGAVVYESKPPVVGDVTRHMVIDGQQRMTTIQLMIDAVQAAVAERGHDLLAEDLEELILNRSSALRGKPERFKLWPSKHDRPAFEQAMDPKPGWEGEHRIVSAHEFFSKEAHAWLTGTPDDDGNTPPGSEQARAEALSATLRDGLYIVAINLTGHDDSQLIFETLNDRGTPLLKADLIKNWVFQRGVKAGADVEDWSETHWVDFDDDWWRAEIVQGRHQRSRIDIFVQYWLTMRLRDEVKTEQVFRVFTEYAAPYMSSPGGADKLLSEFRKDADTYRALANLPEDTAQGSFYSRVIETMGLAATSPLLLWLLSDNHKVPEKQLEIALKALESWVMRRTLLRMTMKDVNKTMVSILKLLDRSPIDTAGDTVRNFLADQRADARLWPTDATMKAELPSLKLYGYLRQSRLRVVLEAIEKKLRTKFHENIALPAKLEIEHVMPRSWQTHWNPEPRLTPEQAADRDRRIQTLGNLTLVAKSLNGALSNRPWTDTEAAGMISGGEAGLGKRSLLEKYSLLVLSKDLIKDHPDAWRDADIEARAAELTDHICQVWTGPPADTHAGETTQPGGSSIPSQQTRDELPTKVAHDPT from the coding sequence GTGAAGGCAGACGCGCTGAGTCCTCGTCAGTTGTTCGACGGCAAGATGCACTACGAGATCCCGCCGTTCCAGCGGCCGTATGTCTGGAACGAGGAAGATCAGTGGGCGCCGCTGTGGGCTGACGTGGTTCGGGTCGCCGAGAGCCGTGTCGTCGCCGCCGGTGCCGAGCCGACTGTGCCACACCACTTCTTGGGCGCGGTTGTCTACGAGTCGAAGCCTCCGGTGGTTGGGGATGTCACTCGGCACATGGTGATCGACGGGCAGCAGCGCATGACCACGATCCAGCTCATGATTGATGCTGTCCAGGCGGCAGTTGCCGAGCGTGGGCACGACCTCCTCGCTGAGGACCTCGAAGAGCTGATTCTCAACCGCTCGTCGGCCCTCAGGGGCAAGCCCGAGCGCTTCAAGCTGTGGCCGTCCAAGCATGACCGACCTGCGTTCGAGCAGGCGATGGATCCCAAGCCCGGCTGGGAGGGGGAGCACCGGATCGTCTCTGCCCACGAGTTCTTCTCCAAGGAGGCTCACGCCTGGCTGACCGGGACGCCTGACGACGATGGCAACACGCCGCCGGGCTCCGAGCAGGCCCGTGCGGAGGCGCTGTCGGCAACGCTGCGCGATGGGCTGTACATCGTCGCGATCAATCTGACGGGCCACGACGACTCCCAGCTGATCTTCGAGACCTTGAACGACCGCGGGACGCCGCTGCTCAAGGCCGACCTGATCAAGAACTGGGTATTCCAGCGGGGTGTGAAGGCCGGCGCTGACGTCGAGGACTGGTCGGAGACGCACTGGGTCGACTTCGACGATGACTGGTGGCGGGCCGAGATCGTGCAGGGCCGCCACCAGCGCTCCCGCATCGACATCTTCGTGCAGTACTGGCTCACCATGCGGTTGCGCGACGAGGTGAAGACCGAGCAGGTCTTCCGGGTGTTCACCGAGTACGCCGCGCCTTACATGTCCAGCCCTGGCGGCGCCGACAAGCTCCTGAGCGAATTTCGCAAGGATGCCGACACCTACCGCGCCTTGGCGAATCTCCCCGAGGACACGGCCCAGGGGTCGTTCTACTCGCGGGTCATCGAGACGATGGGACTCGCCGCGACAAGCCCGCTGCTGCTGTGGCTGCTGTCGGACAACCATAAGGTGCCCGAGAAGCAGCTGGAGATCGCCCTCAAGGCACTGGAGAGCTGGGTCATGCGCCGGACGTTGCTCCGGATGACGATGAAGGACGTCAACAAGACCATGGTCTCCATCCTCAAGCTCCTCGACCGGTCACCGATCGACACGGCGGGCGACACGGTCCGGAACTTCCTCGCGGACCAGCGGGCGGATGCGCGTCTGTGGCCTACTGACGCCACCATGAAGGCCGAGCTTCCCTCGCTCAAGCTCTATGGATACCTGCGCCAATCGCGTTTGCGCGTCGTACTGGAGGCGATCGAGAAGAAGCTTCGCACCAAGTTTCACGAGAACATCGCGCTCCCGGCCAAGCTTGAGATCGAACACGTGATGCCCCGGTCGTGGCAGACCCACTGGAACCCTGAGCCGCGGCTCACGCCCGAGCAAGCAGCGGACCGTGACCGACGCATTCAGACCCTTGGCAACCTCACCCTGGTGGCGAAGAGCCTCAACGGCGCCCTGTCGAATCGGCCGTGGACCGACACGGAGGCTGCGGGCATGATCTCCGGAGGCGAGGCCGGCTTGGGCAAGCGCAGTCTCCTGGAGAAGTACAGCCTGCTGGTGTTGTCGAAGGACCTGATCAAGGACCATCCCGACGCGTGGCGTGATGCCGATATCGAGGCGCGGGCAGCGGAACTGACGGACCACATCTGCCAGGTGTGGACCGGGCCGCCCGCCGACACGCACGCAGGGGAAACGACGCAGCCAGGCGGCTCTTCGATACCTTCCCAACAGACCCGGGATGAACTGCCAACCAAGGTCGCCCACGACCCGACCTGA
- a CDS encoding LamG domain-containing protein, which produces MTRPGIVPERRRRGFAASAVALALVAVAGPTAIPSPAGAEPTVPQPAAVPEAPALSEVDALAQAGKLNAPVEVTSLKTEDSRVLATPRGTLMLESYAEPQWTRGRDGGPWRKIDTRLERRADGSVAPVATLTDVTFTSGGSGPMIRMPLAEGQVSLSWPGNLPAPTIDGDTAVYESVLPEVDLRLRALRDGFTWALVVKSAQAAANPALDELRFALHTTGTLTKRSRSGGGFEVADRNGRSVLSAGGALMWDSAGVASAAQGATGRAANGFAAQGRREALRVVPDRARKAEIPTGVQGEDLVIRPDRLLLRGKGTVYPVVIDPWSTIEKTRWGYSSTNDATRNDGVARVGKDPEGSGTYRSYFSFKLTSLSGKTIRDAKFLTEMTHSWDCDSTPVNLWRTADMATTGKQAWSGPSFSKWLEERSAHAHKPSGGTGCDDDPQPDKPMEFSSQNVIDDISANRGQDIYTLALSTRQSDGSSESTSNWWKKFDPVQTKLTIEYNTNPNTPTAAQLSTHAGYTAPAQACLTGTSRPAVRSDFPWLKATVSDPDGSGGGSLSGVFTLQKLVGSTWTNVSGWPKTDSGVAPGTKAELQLTTKTVNGELYRWQVLTKDTLGGSSTASPWCEFSVDYSAPASTPAVTAADGLYPEAPPRGTDLDSHGSPGYSGRFTFSANGAADVYDYVYQVNGGPEMTVRASQLGGPATVWVTPTVRLENVVTVRSRDQAGNPSASYDYVFYAGDPSAPVAHWAMDEGSGTTLANKIDGGAAATLAPSPKWADSRVLGVHKQSGKDWAVELDGVDDQAVTAGPVVDTARSFTFAAWVRADAVGGVVVAQAGANKSPFELQYFPTKQRWCFTSYTSDIANASVTPSPACTPDPVQVGAWVHLAGIYDAGASSQLSLYVNGVRRGVGTTSAPAWTASAPLLIGAGRNGSPVGWFRGAISEVRVWDRAIDPAIDLVELVRPVRVGQWDMEDDDQEEPRQAGDSSGYQRPLTLAASPSAAWTADGYDSMGLTLDGVSGASQTDGPVLRTDQSYTVSAWARYTGGAGARTVIAQDGKNVSSSFLSCRSDATGTKWSVMTRSADSTSSSAFYVIGSDCIPNQWTHLVAVQDVTSRTLSLYVNGVLVKQSAQTYDPWHGDGALAIGRGLWRTPADYFGGQIDSVKVWQGALSAAEVQAVFAGF; this is translated from the coding sequence GTGACAAGACCTGGAATCGTCCCCGAGCGGCGCCGTCGCGGCTTCGCCGCGTCGGCTGTCGCGCTGGCCCTGGTGGCCGTCGCCGGTCCGACCGCGATACCGTCGCCGGCTGGGGCGGAGCCGACGGTCCCCCAGCCGGCGGCTGTCCCGGAGGCACCCGCGCTCAGCGAGGTCGACGCCCTGGCGCAGGCCGGAAAGCTCAATGCGCCGGTCGAGGTGACCAGCCTCAAGACCGAGGATTCACGCGTGCTGGCGACCCCGCGGGGCACCCTAATGTTGGAGTCCTACGCGGAGCCGCAGTGGACCAGGGGCCGCGACGGCGGCCCGTGGCGGAAGATCGATACCCGGCTGGAGCGGCGGGCCGACGGGTCGGTGGCGCCGGTGGCGACGTTGACGGACGTGACGTTTACCTCCGGTGGGAGCGGTCCGATGATCCGTATGCCCCTGGCCGAGGGGCAGGTGTCGCTGTCTTGGCCGGGAAACCTGCCGGCGCCGACGATCGATGGTGACACCGCCGTGTACGAATCGGTGCTGCCGGAGGTGGACCTGCGGCTGCGGGCGCTGCGCGACGGGTTCACCTGGGCTCTGGTGGTCAAGTCGGCGCAGGCGGCGGCGAACCCGGCGTTGGACGAGTTGCGGTTCGCGCTGCACACCACGGGCACTCTCACCAAGCGGTCCCGGTCCGGCGGCGGGTTCGAGGTCGCCGACCGCAACGGGCGTTCCGTGCTGTCCGCCGGGGGCGCGCTGATGTGGGACTCGGCCGGGGTGGCCTCGGCCGCCCAGGGCGCCACGGGTCGGGCGGCGAACGGGTTCGCGGCGCAGGGCCGTCGTGAGGCGCTGCGGGTGGTGCCGGACCGGGCGCGTAAGGCGGAGATCCCGACCGGGGTCCAGGGAGAGGATCTGGTGATCCGGCCGGACCGGTTGCTGCTGCGTGGAAAGGGCACGGTGTACCCGGTCGTCATCGACCCGTGGAGCACGATCGAGAAGACCCGGTGGGGTTACTCGAGCACCAACGACGCGACCCGCAACGACGGTGTGGCCCGGGTCGGCAAGGACCCTGAGGGGTCCGGCACGTACCGGTCCTACTTCTCGTTCAAGCTCACCTCGCTGTCCGGCAAGACGATCCGCGACGCGAAGTTCCTGACCGAGATGACGCACTCGTGGGACTGCGACAGCACGCCGGTGAACCTGTGGCGTACGGCCGACATGGCGACCACCGGCAAGCAGGCCTGGTCCGGGCCGAGCTTCTCGAAGTGGCTGGAGGAACGTTCGGCGCACGCGCACAAGCCCTCGGGCGGCACGGGCTGCGACGACGACCCGCAGCCGGACAAGCCGATGGAGTTCTCCAGCCAGAACGTCATCGACGACATCAGCGCCAACCGCGGCCAGGACATCTACACGCTGGCCCTGTCGACCCGGCAGTCCGACGGATCGTCCGAGTCGACGAGCAACTGGTGGAAGAAGTTCGACCCGGTACAGACCAAGCTGACGATCGAGTACAACACCAACCCCAACACCCCGACCGCGGCGCAACTGTCGACCCACGCCGGCTACACCGCACCGGCGCAGGCCTGCCTGACGGGCACGTCGCGCCCTGCGGTGCGCTCGGACTTCCCGTGGCTCAAGGCGACGGTGAGCGACCCGGACGGCAGTGGCGGCGGGAGTCTCTCCGGCGTCTTCACGCTCCAGAAGTTGGTGGGCAGCACCTGGACGAACGTGTCCGGCTGGCCGAAGACCGACTCCGGGGTCGCACCCGGCACCAAGGCCGAGCTGCAGTTGACCACAAAGACGGTCAACGGCGAGCTCTACCGCTGGCAGGTGCTGACCAAGGACACCCTCGGCGGGTCGTCGACCGCGTCACCGTGGTGCGAGTTCTCGGTCGACTACTCGGCGCCCGCCTCGACCCCGGCCGTCACGGCTGCGGACGGGTTGTACCCGGAGGCACCGCCGCGTGGCACCGATCTGGATTCGCATGGATCGCCCGGCTATTCGGGGCGGTTCACGTTCTCGGCCAACGGCGCGGCGGACGTCTACGACTACGTCTACCAGGTCAACGGCGGCCCGGAGATGACGGTACGGGCAAGCCAGCTGGGCGGCCCGGCGACGGTCTGGGTCACGCCGACCGTGCGGCTGGAGAACGTGGTAACAGTGCGCAGCCGCGACCAGGCCGGCAACCCCTCCGCCTCCTACGACTACGTCTTCTACGCCGGTGACCCCTCGGCCCCGGTCGCCCACTGGGCGATGGACGAGGGCTCCGGCACCACCCTCGCTAACAAGATCGACGGTGGGGCCGCGGCGACGCTGGCCCCTTCGCCGAAGTGGGCGGACTCCCGCGTACTGGGTGTCCACAAGCAGTCCGGCAAAGACTGGGCGGTCGAACTTGACGGCGTCGACGACCAGGCGGTCACCGCAGGCCCAGTCGTTGACACCGCCCGCAGCTTCACTTTCGCTGCATGGGTTCGCGCCGATGCCGTCGGCGGAGTGGTTGTGGCGCAAGCTGGCGCCAACAAGAGCCCCTTCGAACTTCAGTACTTCCCCACCAAGCAACGGTGGTGCTTCACCAGCTATACCTCCGATATCGCGAACGCCTCGGTCACTCCCTCGCCAGCGTGCACTCCTGACCCGGTCCAGGTCGGGGCGTGGGTGCACCTGGCCGGTATCTATGATGCGGGCGCCAGCAGCCAGCTGTCGCTATACGTCAATGGCGTTCGCAGGGGCGTGGGTACGACCAGTGCCCCTGCCTGGACAGCTAGTGCCCCCCTGCTTATCGGTGCCGGGCGTAACGGATCACCGGTTGGTTGGTTCAGGGGTGCGATCAGCGAGGTCCGCGTCTGGGATCGAGCCATCGACCCGGCGATCGATCTGGTGGAACTCGTTCGTCCCGTCCGGGTGGGCCAATGGGACATGGAGGACGATGATCAGGAGGAACCGCGGCAAGCTGGCGACTCGTCGGGCTATCAACGCCCGCTGACTTTGGCCGCGTCACCGTCTGCCGCTTGGACCGCGGACGGCTACGACTCGATGGGGCTGACCCTCGACGGTGTCTCCGGGGCCAGCCAGACCGACGGACCAGTACTGCGCACCGACCAGTCCTACACCGTGTCCGCGTGGGCCCGCTACACGGGTGGAGCAGGCGCCCGAACCGTCATCGCTCAGGACGGAAAGAACGTGTCCAGTTCATTCCTGAGTTGTCGCAGCGACGCGACGGGAACGAAATGGTCAGTGATGACCCGCTCTGCCGACTCAACCTCGAGCTCGGCGTTTTACGTCATCGGAAGTGACTGCATACCCAACCAGTGGACCCACCTAGTTGCTGTCCAAGACGTCACGAGCAGGACGCTGAGCCTCTACGTCAACGGAGTCTTGGTTAAGCAGAGTGCCCAGACCTATGACCCATGGCATGGCGATGGCGCGCTGGCGATCGGCCGAGGACTGTGGCGCACTCCCGCCGACTACTTCGGTGGGCAGATCGACAGCGTCAAGGTGTGGCAGGGGGCGCTTAGCGCCGCCGAGGTCCAAGCCGTGTTCGCCGGATTCTGA